The following are from one region of the Cervus canadensis isolate Bull #8, Minnesota chromosome 21, ASM1932006v1, whole genome shotgun sequence genome:
- the CDKN1B gene encoding cyclin-dependent kinase inhibitor 1B — protein MSNVRVSNGSPSLERMDARQAEYPKPSACRNLFGPVNHEELTRDLEKHCRDMEEASQRKWNFDFQNHKPLEGKYEWQEVEKGSLPEFYYRPPRPPKGACKVPAQEGQDASGARPAVPLLGSQANPEDTHLVDQKTDAPDSQTGLAEQCPGIRKRPAADDSSPQNKRANRTEENVSDGSPNAGSVEQTPKKPGLRRRQT, from the exons ATGTCAAACGTGCGAGTGTCTAACGGGAGCCCGAGCCTGGAGCGGATGGACGCCAGACAGGCGGAGTACCCCAAGCCCTCGGCTTGCAGAAACCTCTTTGGCCCGGTCAATCACGAAGAGTTAACCCGGGACTTGGAGAAGCACTGCAGAGACATGGAAGAGGCCAGCCAGCGCAAGTGGAATTTTGATTTTCAGAATCACAAGCCCCTGGAGGGCAAGTACGAGTGGCAGGAGGTGGAAAAGGGCAGCCTGCCCGAGTTCTACTACAGACCGCCGCGGCCACCCAAAGGCGCCTGCAAGGTGCCGGCGCAGGAAGGCCAGGATGCCAGCGGGGCCCGCCCGGCGGTGCCTTTACTTGGGTCTCAGGCAAACCCAGAGGACACGCATTTGGTCGATCAGAAGACTGATGCCCCGGACAGCCAGACCGGGTTAGCGGAGCAGTGCCCTGGGATAAGGAAGCGACCTGCCGCTGACG ATTCCTCTCCTCAAAACAAAAGAGCCAacagaacagaagaaaatgtttcagaCGGTTCCCCCAACGCCGGTTCAGTGGAGCAGACGCCCAAGAAGCCCGGCCTCAGAAGGCGTCAGACGTAA